In the Wyeomyia smithii strain HCP4-BCI-WySm-NY-G18 chromosome 2, ASM2978416v1, whole genome shotgun sequence genome, one interval contains:
- the LOC129725492 gene encoding uncharacterized protein LOC129725492, translating into MMTNSLRGVLLFFTVAGVGVIAVADESPLNKGNVATELLRVHRTPQEYGMPTFPNFAPPGFDSSHIVSQNTDNNKNSFAQSTIYKSENGYGSSSISIAKSGGSAMNMSITSLLVLSIVSIISVFRT; encoded by the exons ATGATGACGAATTCGCTCAGAggagttttattgtttttcaccGTGGCTGGCGTAGGAGTGATCG CCGTGGCAGATGAGTCTCCACTTAACAAAGGAAATGTTGCAACAGAGCTGCTTCGAGTTCATCGAACACCTCAAGAGTACGGGATGCCAACATTTCCCAATTTCGCACC CCCTGGATTCGACAGCTCACATATCGTGTCACAGAACACGGATAACAACAAAAACAGCTTCGCACAATCAACTATCTATAAATCGGAAAATGGGTATGGATCCTCTTCTATTTCGATTGCCAAATCG GGTGGCTCTGCGATGAATATGTCCATAACAAGTCTCCTCGTATTAAGTATCGTTTCTATCATCAGTGTATTCCGAACATGA